The DNA sequence AGGAACCCGATGGACGTTCGATTCGGCGTCGTTGGACTCGGCATGGGGATGAACCGTGCCGGGCAGATCCACCGCACGAATGGCGCGAAGCTCGTCGCTGCGTGCGATCTCGTCGAGGATCGCCTGGCTCGCGCCAAGAGCGAGTTCGGCTGCGATACCCACACCGACTACGCGGAGATGATCGCGCGAGACGACATCGACGTCGTGTGGGTGATGCTCCCGAGCGGCCTCCATGCGCAGTTCGGCGTCCAGGCAGCCCAGCATGGCAAACACGTCATCACGACCAAGCCGATGGACGTGACCGTCGAAGCGTGCGACCGGCTGACCGCAGCGTGCGCCGATGCGAAGGTCGGCCTGATGGTGGACTTCGAGGAGCGCTATCGTCCGATCAACCGCAAGATCAAGCGCGCGATCGATGACGGGCTGTTGGGCAAGGTCGTCCTCGGCGAGATCCGTCTGAAGTGGTGGCGTGGAGCCGGCTACTACCACGGCTGGCACGGCACATGGAAGCTCGACGGCGGCGGCTCGCTCGCCAACCAGGGC is a window from the Candidatus Poribacteria bacterium genome containing:
- a CDS encoding Gfo/Idh/MocA family oxidoreductase, yielding MGERNALVVRHGRHDPHSTRRNPMDVRFGVVGLGMGMNRAGQIHRTNGAKLVAACDLVEDRLARAKSEFGCDTHTDYAEMIARDDIDVVWVMLPSGLHAQFGVQAAQHGKHVITTKPMDVTVEACDRLTAACADAKVGLMVDFEERYRPINRKIKRAIDDGLLGKVVLGEIRLKWWRGAGYYHGWHGTWKLDGGGSLANQGVHQLDLLQWFLGEVNSVTGHFGVYGGDEHREVETEDLVSALVKFKSGALGTILTTTTCPKHQQTQVQVHGLEGIVGTGPDVWEFNQEGVDVALEPGPANTTEDCLRVLREGTRPACDGTEGRRTVELFNAIYKAAREGREVSLPL